A single genomic interval of Canis lupus dingo isolate Sandy chromosome 6, ASM325472v2, whole genome shotgun sequence harbors:
- the DR1 gene encoding protein Dr1, with amino-acid sequence MASSSGNDDDLTIPRAAINKMIKETLPNVRVANDARELVVNCCTEFIHLISSEANEICNKSEKKTISPEHVIQALESLGFGSYISEVKEVLQECKTVALKRRKASSRLENLGIPEEELLRQQQELFAKARQQQAELAQQEWLQMQQAAQQAQLAAATASASNQAGSSQDEEDDDDI; translated from the exons ATGGCTTCCTCGTCCGGCAACGATGATGATCTCACTATACCTAGAGCTGCTATCAATAAGATGATCAAAGAGACTCTCCCCAACGTCCGGGTGGCCAACGATGCCCGGGAGCTGGTGGTGAACTGCTGCACTGAATTCATTCACCTTATATCTTCTGAAGCTAATGAGATTTGCAACAAGTCGGAAAAGAAGACCATCTCACCTGAGCATGTCATACAAG CACTAGAAAGTTTGGGCTTTGGCTCTTATATCAGTGAAGTAAAGGAAGTCTTACAAGAATGCAAGACTgtagcattaaaaagaagaaaggccagTTCTCGTTTGGAAAACCTTGGCATCCCTGAAGAAGAGTTATTAAGACAGCAACAAGAGTTATTTGCAAAA GCTAGACAGCAGCAAGCAGAATTGGCCCAGCAGGAATGGCTTCAAATGCAGCAAGCTGCTCAACAAGCACAGCTTGCTGCTGCCACAGCCAGTGCATCTAACCAGGCAGGATCTTCTCAggatgaagaagatgatgatgatatcTGA